Sequence from the Chroogloeocystis siderophila 5.2 s.c.1 genome:
AATGTAAAAGCAATTACTACAGCATTATATCAAGCTTTAAAAAATGTTCGTTATCCTATAGATAAAAAACTAAATCCTTGGTATTTTCCAAGTATTGCAGAGTATGGAAGTTTATTAGAAAAACATGGCTTACAACTCGTATTTGCTACTCTCTTCGATCGCCCCACTCGTCTAGAGGATGGCGAAAAAGGACTAGCCAACTGGTTGAAAATGTTTGCTAATAGTTTTTTAAATGCGTTTTCTCCTGAACAACAAGTAAGTATTATTTCTGATATAGAAAATCAATTACATCCAGTGTTGTATCAAAATGACACTTGGTTTGCTGATTATCGCCGTATACGGATTGTTGCTGTGAAAGAGTGAAGATTTAAAACCAATTCTGAAGAACACCTAATTGCTATCTTGAATATCGTATTTTAGCAATGCTTGAATGTGAGCTATCAAAGGAGGTAAATTATTTTAAACTGTATTCCAAAAAATTCTTAAATTAATTTGAAAGTATTCATGAGCAATTACATTTTGCATATTACTCATTAGTTGCCAAGGAAATTGAGGATACTGTAATTGAACATGAGGAACATTAACAGTTTCATTTTGCTCAAATTCCTCAAAACTCATGTTGGCTGTACAACGTTGAATACTATTTACAGAATTGAGAATGTCTTGAACATGGATTTGCCCGTTTCTAGAAGGCACAAATTACATCCTTCAACACAGACAGGTTCTTGCAAATGTTCTCGTAAAGCATCTTTAGTGCCTAAATCCACTGCACATCCTAAAATATCTTCTAGATAATGCTGAACTCTAAATAGCTCAAATAATCCTGCATCAATCGAAAATTCAACTAAAAAATCAACATCACTCTCAAATGTTGCCTCATTTCGAGCCACAGAACCAAATAATTCTAAAGATTTGACTTTTAGTTTCTCTAGCTTTTCCTGGTATGCTGCCAAAATTAATAAGACTTCTTACAGTTTCATTGCTAGATAATATTGCGGGCTTGTCCCTACTTAAATCTATCATGGGACAAAGTTGCAAGTAAAAGGAAGGATAGCCCAAATGGCTATCCCATAATTTAGTTAATTTAAATTACCGACTGATACCATGATAATCTTGAAAAGATCGATAGCAATTCTTTTGGTCATAGAGATAACATTCATCAGTAATCTGCTGCATTAAAGACCAGGAAAATTGCGATTCTTTATGAAGATACTCTGCCCAATTTTCTTTTAAGCTGCTGTACGCTAAGCGTAAATTATACGAAGGAATTGCAGTAGAAATATGATGTGGAACGTGAACATTAATATCGTGGCAGAGAAACTCAATCCAACGCGGATAGTTGCAGTGAAGTGTACCAGATAGTTGCGCTGTAGCTGCATTCCAATTGCTAGCTGGATGAAAAGGAACGTCTGATACGGTGTGATGAACTAGCGTAAACGTAC
This genomic interval carries:
- a CDS encoding HepT-like ribonuclease domain-containing protein; the encoded protein is MSFEEFEQNETVNVPHVQLQYPQFPWQLMSNMQNVIAHEYFQINLRIFWNTV
- a CDS encoding nucleotidyltransferase family protein, which gives rise to MLAAYQEKLEKLKVKSLELFGSVARNEATFESDVDFLVEFSIDAGLFELFRVQHYLEDILGCAVDLGTKDALREHLQEPVCVEGCNLCLLETGKSMFKTFSIL